In Halothermothrix orenii H 168, the sequence ACTAAATTCGTCAAGCCCAATTCCTAATAAATAAGGAACCATCCGCTTATCTCCCGCCATTTCTCCACACATTCCAACCCAAATTCTTTCTTGATGAGCAGCATCTACTACTCGCTTGATTAATCTAAGCAAAGCAGGATGAAATGGCTTATATAAGTGCGATATATTTTCATTCATTCTATCTGTAGCAGTTGTATACTGAATTAAATCATTCGTTCCAATACTGAAAAAGTCTGCTTCTTTAGCTAAAATATCAGCCGTCATAGCCGCTGCTGGAACCTCAACCATCATTCCTACTTCTAAATCAGAATCAAATTTAACTCCTTCTTCCCTTAAATCAGTTTTCACTTCTTCTAAAACCTGATTAGCAGCTCTTAATTCTTCTACTGAGGAGATCATTGGATACATTATTTTAACTTCCCCATAAGCACTGGCCCGTAAAATTGCTCTTAATTGAGTTTTAAAGATATCCTTTTTATCTAGACACATTCGAATAGCCCGATAGCCTAAGAATGGATTCATCTCCCCTGGCAAATCTAAATAAGGTAGCTCTTTATCCCCACCTATATCTAAGGTTCTAATTACTATTGGTCCGTCTAGCTTAGTTGCTACTTCTTTATAGGCTTTAAATTGTTCTTCTTCTGTAGGTAAGGAGTTACGGTCCATGTATAAAAACTCACTTCGATAAAGTCCAATTCCTTCGGCTCCGTTATCCAAAGCTCCTACTACATCATCAGGAGTCCCAATATTTGCGGCAACTTCCACCTGATGACCATCTTTAGTCTTAGCTGGTAACTCTTTAAGTTCCGCAAGTTTTGCCTTATGTTCTTCATATTCTTTCTTTCTTTATATTTTTCTACCACTTCTGAAGTAGGGTCAATAATTACTTTCCCATCTAAACCATCCACGATCACCGTTACTTCTTTCTCAACTTCAGTCAATAAATCATTAACTCCTACCACAGCAGGAATTTCTAAAGACCGTGCCATAATAGCCGTATGGGAAGTTCGACCTCCAATCTGAGTTACAAATCCTAATACTTTATTCTTATCTAATTGAGCTGTATCTGAAGGAGCTAAATCTTTAGCCATTAGAATAACTTCTTCATCTAAATTCATTAAAGAAACAGTATCATGTCCTAATAAATTCTTTAAAATTCTATCTCCTACATCTTTAACATCTGCAGACCGCTCCTGCATATATTCATTATCCATATTAGCAAACATAGTAGTAAACCTATTCACTACTTCATCTACTGCTGCTTCAGCATTAACATTTTCTGTATCTATTTTTTCTTCCACTGCTGAAATCAATTCTGGATCGTCTACTACATTAAGATGAGCCGCAAAAATTTCTGCCTCATCGGCTCCCATCTCTTTATTAACTTTTTCTTTTATCTTCTCTAACTGTTCCCTGGAAGTTGCAACAGCATCATGAAATCTCTGTTTTTCTTCTTCGGGATTATCAACTACTTCTTTTGAATAAGATAAGTCTTCATCATTCATAATTACTACTTTGCCAATTGAAATTCCCGGTGAAGCTGCTACTCCTGTTAGGTCTCTACTCATCTTATCAACTCCTTAGTTCTTTTCTCCAAATTTATCTTCTATTAAACCAACCAGAGCATCAACTGCTTGACTGGCATCTGCTCCCTTTGCCAGAATAGTTATTTCAGTATTCTGATCAATTCCTAAACTCATTAGGCCAATAATACTTTTAGCATTAATTTCCTGGGAATCTTTAACTACCTTGATGTCTGCATCATACTTTTTTGCCATCTCCACAAACATAGAAGCCGGTCGAGCATGTAAACCTGTTTTATTGGCTACTACTACTTTCTGCTTAACAACTGAATTTTTTTCCATTAAACTCACCTCTTATATAAAATTAATAAAAATATTTTAGTAAATAAAACACGATGCAACGCTAGTGAAAGATTATTATTACTTAATTAACATTTCTTCTATCTTAATTAAAACATCATGTTGGTTATCTACTGTCAGCATTTTCTCTACAAAACCATATTCATTAATTAATTTCAAAAGTTCAGATAAAGCAGAGAGATGGGAAACTTCATCTATAGGAGCTAATGTAAAAATTAAATGAACAGGATCATAATCATGACCAAAATTAACTCCCTCTTTTATAATCCCTAATCCCATACTCTTTTTTACAACTCCATCTTCAGGTCTAGCATGTATTAAACTAATATGAGGGGATATTACTACGTAAGCACCTTTTTGTTCAATGACTTCTATCGTTCGCTCAACATATTCTTCTAATATATGACCCTGATCTACTAAAGGCTTTGCTGCTACTCTAACTCCTGTTCTCCAATTATCTACCTTATCAATTACTGCTATATTATTTTCAGTTAACAATTCTAATAGTCCTTTACCACTCTCTTCTATACTTTGCCTGTCAGCTGTATCATCTATTTTATCTAAAACTTTAACTCCTTTAGAAGCAAAAAAATCTCTTAAATCTTTTTTTAGGCTATCTTTATCTCCTACAATTGCTTCTTGCTCTATAACCTCAATTACTTCTTCAATATCAAAGGAATAATCTGTTATAGATTCAGAGTCCTCTTTAATTTCAGTGGAATCAAAAATATCTCGCTTACTTTGAATAATAGCTTTAACATTTTTCTTATCCTTCTGGCTTAATAGAGGATTAACCTGTAATACTAAAATATCATCAATATCTAACGGGATAGTTGTAATAATTAAATCAATGTTTTTTAAATCAACTTCATTATTCTCTAATTGAATAACAGAAACAACATTACAAATTTTGATCTCAGAAAATTCTTTACTTAATCTAGAAGATAACAAGTTAGTTGTTCCTACTCCACTTGAACAAACTAAGACTACCCTTAATTTTCTGCTAGATTTACTCCTCTCTAAAGCAGCTCCAAGATGAAGGGTAATATACCCAATTTCATCTGAACTAATTGATTTTTGCAACTTGCTCTGTAATATCTTAGCTGCCCTTTTAGCTGCTTTAAATATTTCCCCGTACCTGCTTTTAACATCTAACAGTAAGGGATTTTTTAATGGTAGGTCATATTTTATACGATTAATAGTTGGTTTTAAATGTAACGCCAGACCAATTATTAATTGAGTATCATCAATTAACTTAACCCCTAAATAGTCTTCAGCTACCTTAACCATTTCTTTAGTTAAAATAATCAGCTCCTGGTCTAAATCCTGGTTGATAAGTTTTTTATAATCGTCATCACCTATCTTTTGCCATAATTTAGCCCCCATTAAATGTAAGGTAACATAACCTATCTCCGAATCTGGAATGCTTATGTCAAAAATTTGCTCCATGATCTTTCCTATCTTCTTGGCTATCTTATATTCATCACTTTTTTTAATAACCTTTAATCGTTCCTCGGGTAGCTGAATATCTTTTCCTTCTAATAATCTGCTTATTGCTAAAGCTAAATGAACTAACAAACTAGCATACGCTTCATCAGCAAATTGAAATCCTAATTGCTTTTCGGCAAAAGAAATTACACTTTCAATCTTGGTCAAATCAATACCAGATACTAATTTATCAAATTCTTTAAAAAACCCCGGCTCTAAATTTCTTTCTTCCAATGCTTTTTTCTGAATTTGTCGTAAAAATCCAACTAATTCTTTTTCATTTGCTGTTTCTTCTAAAACATTCATCATGGCATGTCTAATATCTATCTCGTCACCTTTTATTTCTAAACCATAATTGGTCTTTCTAATAAGAATTAAATTGTGCTTTGATAACCAGTTTTCAACTTCATCTAAATCTTTAATTATTGTTGACTTACTGATGCGTAACATTATTTCTAATTCTTTGATAATAATCGGTTCATTAGCCTGAAATAGTCTAAATAAAATTAGATGCTGACGCTCTTTAGGAGATAAAATTCTTTCAAGGCCATAAAGATTAGCTAATTCTTCTTGTATCTTATTTAACTCTTCTTCTTTTCCCTCTAAATAAACCCCAATTCGTGTTTTTCTTATTAATTTAGCATCATAGGAAGAGATACTAGATTCAATATCATCTAGATCATACCTGATCGTTCTACTACTAACATTAAATCTATCAGCCAATTGTTTAATAGAGACAGCTTTCTCCTGGTCAATTAAATATTTCAATAATTGACAAACCCGGGGTTTTAAACTCAACTTTTTGCCTCCTTACTTATTTAAAGGGAAAAGCTCTTGTAATTAATTGCTAGAATTTTAAAACATTTTTAACAAATTTATTTGTAATATTCTTAGCAATTTTTTCTAAAATCGAAGAAATAACTCTTCTTTCATTTTCATTCCTTTAATTTCCTCTCTATCTAAGGAATCATCATAAGCTGCTCCAGTATGCTTTTTTATTGAATCACGTTGTAAGCCTCTAAATATTAGCTATTCTCTCCAACAACCCTATTACCTCCTTGTAAATAATACCAACTTATCCTATTACTATTTTTGTTGCCAGACTTTTGAAAAACTCGCAATACCAGTATCAGTTAATGATATTAACTTTTAAAGAGTAAAGAAGGGTATTAATGCCCTTCTTTACTCTTTAGATTTAAAAAATTATTAACTAAATAATTTAGCTATCGTTCCAATAATAATACCTACAACTCCAAAATCAGCATCTCCAAAAGTAATATTAGCAAATCCTAAATTTCCTAACACCGGAAGTAATAAAGCTGGCAAGAAAGTAATCATAATTCCATGAACAAATGCTCCTAAAACAGCTCCCTTTTTCCCACCAGTAGCATTACCAAATACTCCAGCAGTAGCCCCACAGAAAAAATGAGGTACTAGTCCTGGAATAATTAAAGCCAGTCCTAATGGCCCTAGCAAAAACATTCCTACAATTCCACCTAAAAAACTAGATAAGAAACCAATAGTTACAGCTGTAGGAGCAAAATTGAAAGTAACCGGGCAATCTAATGCTGGTTTAGCATCTGGAACTACTTTTTCAACGATTCCTTCAAAAGCTGGGACAATTTCTCCCAAAATCATTCTTACACCTGACATGATAATACTAACTCCTGCAGCAAAAGTAATCCCTTGCATTACAGCAAACATAAATAAGCTCTGGTCTCCTGCATATTTACTAACAATTTCTGGACCAGCCTTTAGAACAATAATTAAAAAGATAACTGTCATTGTTATAGCAGTCGACAATAATGACTGTTTTAAAAAGCCCAATGACTTTGGAACTTCAATATCTTCTGTAGAATCTTCTGGATTCCCTACTAACTTGCCTATAAAACCAGAAACAACGTAAGCAGTAGTTCCAAAATGTCCTAAAGCAATATCATCACTGCCAGTTATTTCTTTCATAAACGAGTCAGCCAATGCCGGCATCAAAACCATTAGAAAACCTAATATTGCTGACCCTACAATTACTAATGGAGCTCCAGTTAAGCCTGCAGTTCCCAATACAGCTGCCAATAAAGCCGCCATAAAGAACGTATGATGTCCTGTCAAAAATATATACTTCAATGGAGTAAAACGAGCATAAGCCAGATTGGCTAGAAAGCCAAATCCCATAATTAAAGCAGTTTCTTTTCCTAATGTTTTTTGTGCTACAGCTACTACAGCTTCATTAGTTGGAACTACCCCATGAATATTAAAGGCTTCTGTAATGATTGGCCCTAAATTATTTAAACTTTGAACTAAAACCCCTGCCCCTGCCCCCAGGATAACAAAACCTATAATACTTTTAAAAGTCCCTGACATAATTTGAGAGAAGTTCTTTTTAGCAGCTACCAGACCAATAAATGTCATTACTCCAATTAAAACAGCTGGCTCACTTAATATATCATTAACTAAAAAATCTAAAAATTGCATTTTATTCCTCCTCGTTTGTTTTTAAATGATGAGGAACCAAAACAAAGGCAACTCCACAATTAGCTAAAATACTTATCAAATCAGAATAAAAACTGGCAGGTTCTTTGTTAGTCATCCTACGAAACCTGGGAATATTCTCATTTAATTTTTCCTTCGAAAATGATTCTGTATCAATTTTATTAGCAAGGCTTATACCCTTTTCTAACCAGGCAGCTAAAGCCAGTGATGAAGCCTTATCTGCTTGTGTAGTTCTAAAGGCTGCATTATAAGCTGGAGTTTCAAAAATCAAAGTAAGATTAGATACTCGAAAAAAATTTCTTAAATTAGATATCTTCTCTTTCAATTTGCGTGTTTTAGGAACCCAGTTATAACCTGCCATTTCAGAATAAGGTATACTTTGGGCAATCTTTTTTTCTTCATCACTCTGCTTTTCATCTATTCTAGCTAAAGTCTCTCTATAATTAGCTTCTAAATTAATCCAGAAACTGGCCGGAAGAGAAAAAATATTTTCCAGTTTAATAGCAGTTTCAGCAGTAATGGCTGCTTTTCCTTTAATAATTTCATTAATGTGCTTTTTTGAAAAACCAATTCTTTTAGAAAGTTCTGCCTGTGTCATATGATTTGTTTCTATCAATTCTAATAAGGTTTCACCTGGAGGTATTGCAATATCTGGATAATATTCAGTCATGATAATCAGTCACCTCCCAAATTTCAATTTTATTAATTTCATGCAAAGGAATCTCCTCAATATCTCTATCTGAATCTATAATCGGTTTGAAGACTATTCTATATCCACCTATAACATCTACCGCAAAAAAACCTTTATACTTACCAGATAATTTATGTCTCCTATATGGTGGTTTATGTGGAACTTGTGCAAGGTTTTCAAAGGCCTGCAATTCATTTAGCCTTCTAACTAAAATCCTTGCGGTTTTTACTCCAAATTTTTTTTGCGCTTTTTTATGTTTTGTATATAATTTTAATAGTTTTTTACTTTTAAACTCTAGAATCATTATATTATAAAAACCTCCAGATGTCAATTTTAATTAACCTATTAGGTTAATTAAAATATATAACACTCATCAGCTATTAAAAAAATTATCTGATTGTCCAGCATTTAATAATATAGTCACTCAAATAATTTCCTTTGTAAAGATTTCATTAATAACTCACTATTATTTCTATTTTTATTAATTTGGTTTTCTAGTAAATTACATAAGGCCATTAATTTGTCTATTTTTTTGACAATTTGTTTCTGTTCATTTAACGGAGGTAAACCTATAACAAAATTTTCTATAAAATCTTTTCTAATTCTTTGCTGTCCAGCTGTTCCAGTAAAAGTTGAAACCCCTTGATTAATAAAATTCTTTGCTTTTACAATGTAGAGGAAAAATTTCATATCTATTTCTTTTAAGTAGCTGGTAAGAACATGCAATTCAGTTGTCCCAGCTCCATAACCTGAATATAAATTTTTCATGATTGCTGATTTTCTATTTTCAAAGCAAGGAGTAATCTTAGCTACTACCAAATCATTTTCTTTAAAATGAGTATAACCTTTTTTTACTTCTTTCCATAACTTCTTTTTATGACTGTGTTTACTTAAATAACCATCTTCAATCAGCTTCATTGGAACAAATGACACTTCTAAATTATCATTTAATTTATTTCGTTGATTAATTATCATTATTTCTCCCAACCTCACCCATTCCCAGCCTTTAGGTAATTCAAAGGGAATTTCAGCTTCTTTTATTGGTGGTAAGGGTTTGGTTTTTCTAATTTTCTTTTCTTTAATTAATCTTTCTTTTTCTTTATTTATTTTTTCAATTAATACTGATGCTGGTTCATCATCCGGATCCTGAGGCACAAGCTTACCCTGAATAGCCAACTGGAGAATGATATCTTTTAAATCATTTAAATTTTCAGGTGTTGTATATACTTCTTTAAGGTTTCTAATTATAAATGTTATATTCTTATCTAATTCTTCTTTACTCTTACTCTTTTGAATTCTATTTGAAATACTCTTTGATACTAATTGTTTTGCGTTAGCCTTTTTTTCTAATGATACTTCAAGTTGGTCACAAAAGGTCATTAACTCATCCAATTTGTTTACGATACGTTTCTGTTCATTAAGAGGTGGTAATGGGAAAATAAAATTTGCGACCTCTTTCCCAGATACTTCTTTAAAAGTAGTCCCTGAAGCATTATCATTTATTCTTTTGGCATCATACATCAAAAAATAATAAATATATTGATTCATATCCATAATATATGGAACACATGATTTAAATCCTTGATTTGTTGCTAAATCATTTTGTGCAATTGCTACATACCCTATAGGAGCTCTACTTGAAAACAATACGCTTCCTTTGGGCAAAAGTTTTGCTGAACTATTTTGCAAACCCAATTTAGTAATATTTCTCCGTCCCCTAGAAATATACTTTGATTTAAGCCCGTTTAAATCTGCTGGGGTTAACCATGCAATATTACCATTTTCCCAATACGCATGTACTTTAGTTTTAGGAGTTCCACCTCCAACTATCCTTCCGATATTCCCTAACCTCACCCATTCCCAGCTTTCAGGTAATTCAAAAGGAATTTCTTCTTCTTTGATTGGTGGTAAGGGTTTCTTTTTTCTAATTTTCTTTTCTTTAATTAATCTTTCTTTCTCTTTTTTTATTTTTTCAATCAATACTGATGATGGTTCATCATCCGAGTTCTGAGGCACAAGCTTTCCTCTGACAGCTAAATTTAAAATTAAATTTCTTAATTCCTGAATCTTTTCCCTGGAATCAAAGATTAACTGAAAATTATCTATAATTTTTTTCATATTACCACCTACAATAACTTTCTTAGTTCAGCAATGATTTTTTCTTGAATTTCTTCTACCTCTTTAACAGCTTCATTATATTTTTTTAAAATAACCTCGGGGTGATCTAAATCCTCTTCTTCTACATTGCGATTTTTAAAATCCAGATTATAATCACGCTCAATTATTTCTTCTTTTGATACCTTCCAGGCAAATTCATTCTCTTCCCTTTTATCCCACCACTCTTGCTCTGCTTTAAACTCTTCCATACGAATTGGTTTGGTTTTGGTATACTTTTTATAACCCTCAGGTAGTTGATGCTCATAATACCAGACTTCTTCTGTACCAGTCCCATTGTAATCAAAAAATAAAAGATTGGTATTAATATCTGTATAAGGCGCAAAAACACCATTAGGTAACCTTACAATAGTATGAAGGTTAAACTCGTTTAATAATTTTTTCTTTATAACTATTTTAGCATTATCATTACCAAATAAAAACCCATCAGGTAAAACAATACCTACCCGGCCTCCTTTTTTAATCCGGTGAAGAATAAGGGTCATGAACAGATCAGCTGTTTCAGATGTTCTATACTCTGCAGGAAAATTCATTTTAATACCTTCTTCTTCAGTACCGCCAAAGGGAGGATTCATTGCAATAACATCATATTTTTTTTCTTCTGGATAATCTCTAACATTTGTTGCCAAGGAATTTTGATGAAGAATATCCGGGAAATCTATGTCATGGAGAATCATATTTGTACAGCATAGTAGATGAGGCATCGGTTTTTTTTCAATACCATGTAAAGAATTTTTAATAGTTTCACTTTCCTCAGTAGTTAAATTTTCTTTACTTGCTTTCATATGCTCTAAAGCTGATATTAAAAAACCTCCTGTACCACAGGCAAAATCTGCTACCTTTTCACCAATCTGTGGATTAAGTCTATCAATAACAAAATCAGTAACTGCCCGGGGTGTATAATATTCCCCTGCATTTCCTGCCGATTGAAGATCTTTAAGTATTGTTTCATATATATCATTAAAAGCATGTCTTTCTTTATAGTCCCCAAAATCAATTTCATTGATCTTATCAATTACTTGCCATAGTAAAACACCTGACTTCATGTAGTTATTTGAGTCTTCGAATACATCTCTTACCAATATTTTTCTCCTGTCAGTATGTTCATCAACAGAGAGATTTTTTAGTTCCTTAAATAACTCTTCCACAAACTCTATAAGCTCATCTGAACTCATTCTATCAGCTTTGCGCACACCAGCCCAATTACCCCATTGATATTTTTCAGGTACAAAAGGGCCTTTAAGATCATAGTCATCTTCAAAAGCCCATTCTTCCTGTTCTTTTGTATCAAAAATTTTTAAAAATAGCATCCAGGTGAGTTGACTAATTCTTTGAGCATCCCCATCAACACCAGAATCCATTCTCATTATATCTTGAACATTTTTTACAAAATTTGTTAAAGTCATTTCAACTTACCTCTCCTTTATATATTTCTGCTTCTAATTCCTTAATCGCTTCTAAATATTTTTTCTTTCCGCCAAAGAGTTTAAATATTCTTCCTGGCATACCTATTTGCTTAAATTCATCAAGTTTAAGGATTTTTATATCTTCTATTTCTGTAATGTTGCTGTTTTTATACTTATCAAGAAGAATCTCAAGGACTTTTCTTGCTTGCTCTCCATATTTAGTGAAATAATTTCGCTTTTTAACATTATTTATTCTTTCTGACTTTGTTAAAGGCTTGGCATCAAAAACTATATGACAAATTAAATCAAAATCATCTATATCCTCTTTGCCTACCTCTTTTCTAAGTTCATCAAGTATAATTCCCTGTTCCAGTAACTCATCATATATAACCTGTTTTTTTTCTTCTTCAGTCCATCTCCTTATAAAATCGTCAAGTGTAGCATATTGTTTTCTAATATTTTTCTTTGTATAGTCTACATAGGATTCAGAAACAAGTTTACCATTAGCATCAAGATACTGAACCCTTTTATTAATTAAATTAACCTCGACATCATCCACATAGTATTTTACTCTTCCTTCTTCATCCCCACCTTCATCATTTCCAGGTATTCTATTACCACCATTAACATCATTTCCTGGGTAGTTATCACCATCTTCATCGTCAGGTATTGGATATCCATCAAAGTCAGGGTCAGCAAATAACCTTGTAGCTCCCCTAAAATCTAAAATAGTAAAATAATATTTACCATAATCAGGCCTTAAACGTGTCCCCCGCCCTATTATTTGTTTAAACTCAGACATAGAATTGATCGTCATATCAAGAACAATAAGCTTACAGGTTTGAGCATCAACGCCAGTTGTCATTAATTTAGATGTAGTCGCAATAACTGGATAAGTCTCAGAAGGTTCAATAAAATTATCCAGCTGAATTTTAGCCTCTGGATTATCCCCGGTAATACGCATTACATATTTATAATTTTGCTTTACAAGATCTGCATTTTCATTCACTAATGCCTGTCTCATATTCTCAGCATGTTCAATATCCTGGCAAAACACAATAGTTTTAGCAAATCTGTCTTGCAACTCCTCTTTTAAATACCTTGTAATTTCTTTTGCAACTAATTCATGTCTTTTTTCTAAAATTAATTCTCTATCAAAATCATTAACATAATACTCTCTATCTTCCATAACTCGCCCATACTTGTCAGTCTGACCTTTAATTGGTCTAAATCCCATTAAATCCTTATCTAGTCCCATTCTTACTACCTTATATGGTGCTAAAAAGCCATCCTCAATCCCCTGCTTCAACGAATATGTATAAATTGGTTCTCCAAAATAACCTTGAGTTGATACATCAGCATCCTCTTTTGGAGTAGCAGTTAATCCAAGATGTGTTGCCTGATCAAAATACTCTAAAACCACTCTCCAGGCACTATTTGCCCTGGCACTTCCTCGATGACACTCATCTATTACAACAAGATCAAAAAAATCAGGACTGTATTCCTCAAAGGTCTTTTGCCATTCTTCAGGACCCGTCATTGACTGATATAGGGCAAGATAAATCTCATGGGCATGAGAAACATTTCCTCTTTGAATCTTAATCATCTTGTCACCAAAAGGACTAAAGTCACCCGTTATTGTCTGGTCAACTAAAATGTTACGGTCTGCAAGAAAGAGGATTCTTTTCTTTTTACCCGCTTTCCACAATCTATGGATAATTTGAAAGGCTGTAAAGGTCTTACCGGTTCCAGTAGCCATAACAAGCAGAATACGTTTTTGCCCTTTGGCAATTGCCTCAACTGCCCTATTTATGGCCACCCTCTGGTAGTATCTAGGGGTTTTATAATTTATTTGATAAAAATAATCTTGTAAGTACAACTGCTCCTGTTCTCTGGTAAATTCTTTCTGCTTACTAAAACGACCCCACAATTCCTCTGGAGAAGGAAAATCTTCCAGAGCAATTTCTTTTTCTCTACCACTATTGCGGTCATGCTCAATGAAACCTTTGCCATTGCTAGAATAAACAAAGGGAATATCTAAAATTTCAGCATACTCCAACGCCTGTTGCATTCCTGCACCTATAGGAAGGGTGTCTTTTTTAGCTTCAATAATTGCAAGGGGTATATTACTTTTATATTGAAGAATATAGTCTGCTCTTTTGGGCTTAGCCCTATTAACAAGCTTACCACGAACAATCACCCGTCCATCAGTAAAGCTATACTCTCTAAGCACCTGTTTATTTATATCCCAGCCTGCATTCTGAATAGCAGGTGTAATATACCGCATACAAACTTCAGTTTCTGTAAGAGCCACAATTTTCACCTCCCTATTTTAAATATAAATTTACACGTTTACATATTCATCTATCATTTATATTCTTGTATCCTTTAATTAATAATTTTCTCCAATAATTACATATTTCCTGCAACTTTTTATACTTTACAACAACACCATTACTTTCACTAAATAGATTTTTTAAAGCTTTATGAATATTTTTCTATTAAAAATAAACCTCCTCTAGGGAGGCCTTATTTCATTAAATTTTTATGCATTATTTATGATACGGTTCACCTTTAATTATTTTAAAAGCACGATATAACTGCTCCAGCAATATCAGCCTTATCATCTGGTGGGTAAAAGTCATATGGGAAAATGATAAAATATAATCTCCGGTATCCAGGACCTTCTGGCTTAACCCCAGGGCCCCTCCAATAATAAAAGTTATATTACTGTAACCTTGCAATTGCAGATTTTGAATAGATTTAGCCAGTCCCTCTGAAGTCATTGGCTTCCCTTTAACATCCAGTACGATAACATAGGAGTTTTTGGGGACATTCTTTAATAGCCTCTCCCCTTCTTTTTCTTTGACTTTTTCTATCTGGGCTCCACTGGCATTGGGAGGGATTCTTTCATCATCTACCTCGATTACATTTACTTCGGTATAGGGCTTTAGTCTTTTTAAAAATTCTTTTATTCCAGCATTAATGTAGTCCTCCTTTATTTTTCCTACCGCCATAATATTAATCTTCATAGCCCTGTCCTCCCTTTATAAATAATTTT encodes:
- a CDS encoding type I restriction-modification system subunit M, whose amino-acid sequence is MTLTNFVKNVQDIMRMDSGVDGDAQRISQLTWMLFLKIFDTKEQEEWAFEDDYDLKGPFVPEKYQWGNWAGVRKADRMSSDELIEFVEELFKELKNLSVDEHTDRRKILVRDVFEDSNNYMKSGVLLWQVIDKINEIDFGDYKERHAFNDIYETILKDLQSAGNAGEYYTPRAVTDFVIDRLNPQIGEKVADFACGTGGFLISALEHMKASKENLTTEESETIKNSLHGIEKKPMPHLLCCTNMILHDIDFPDILHQNSLATNVRDYPEEKKYDVIAMNPPFGGTEEEGIKMNFPAEYRTSETADLFMTLILHRIKKGGRVGIVLPDGFLFGNDNAKIVIKKKLLNEFNLHTIVRLPNGVFAPYTDINTNLLFFDYNGTGTEEVWYYEHQLPEGYKKYTKTKPIRMEEFKAEQEWWDKREENEFAWKVSKEEIIERDYNLDFKNRNVEEEDLDHPEVILKKYNEAVKEVEEIQEKIIAELRKLL
- the hsdR gene encoding EcoAI/FtnUII family type I restriction enzme subunit R → MRYITPAIQNAGWDINKQVLREYSFTDGRVIVRGKLVNRAKPKRADYILQYKSNIPLAIIEAKKDTLPIGAGMQQALEYAEILDIPFVYSSNGKGFIEHDRNSGREKEIALEDFPSPEELWGRFSKQKEFTREQEQLYLQDYFYQINYKTPRYYQRVAINRAVEAIAKGQKRILLVMATGTGKTFTAFQIIHRLWKAGKKKRILFLADRNILVDQTITGDFSPFGDKMIKIQRGNVSHAHEIYLALYQSMTGPEEWQKTFEEYSPDFFDLVVIDECHRGSARANSAWRVVLEYFDQATHLGLTATPKEDADVSTQGYFGEPIYTYSLKQGIEDGFLAPYKVVRMGLDKDLMGFRPIKGQTDKYGRVMEDREYYVNDFDRELILEKRHELVAKEITRYLKEELQDRFAKTIVFCQDIEHAENMRQALVNENADLVKQNYKYVMRITGDNPEAKIQLDNFIEPSETYPVIATTSKLMTTGVDAQTCKLIVLDMTINSMSEFKQIIGRGTRLRPDYGKYYFTILDFRGATRLFADPDFDGYPIPDDEDGDNYPGNDVNGGNRIPGNDEGGDEEGRVKYYVDDVEVNLINKRVQYLDANGKLVSESYVDYTKKNIRKQYATLDDFIRRWTEEEKKQVIYDELLEQGIILDELRKEVGKEDIDDFDLICHIVFDAKPLTKSERINNVKKRNYFTKYGEQARKVLEILLDKYKNSNITEIEDIKILKLDEFKQIGMPGRIFKLFGGKKKYLEAIKELEAEIYKGEVS
- the rlmH gene encoding 23S rRNA (pseudouridine(1915)-N(3))-methyltransferase RlmH, which translates into the protein MKINIMAVGKIKEDYINAGIKEFLKRLKPYTEVNVIEVDDERIPPNASGAQIEKVKEKEGERLLKNVPKNSYVIVLDVKGKPMTSEGLAKSIQNLQLQGYSNITFIIGGALGLSQKVLDTGDYILSFSHMTFTHQMIRLILLEQLYRAFKIIKGEPYHK